One stretch of Narcine bancroftii isolate sNarBan1 chromosome 8, sNarBan1.hap1, whole genome shotgun sequence DNA includes these proteins:
- the LOC138741348 gene encoding transmembrane protein 200A-like encodes MMTTENNPVTGNHTNFSQPGVHSPGKASRAKCKSRDDKSVKGKLNMRSPAGLFIVLGLFIVLVGIAIAVVGYWPHKHNSQASRIHQRMNSSEMAAEVQHGKVRLRSQPTQMNEKLKLIGPLIMGTGLFVFICANTVLHENRDRETKLLAQGKVNSTTGQTCSENKEPERIGQDGAPPATESSLRCFDQCCALEEGCRATRGHKCPLSAEKCVDRRGSAQHNTTAQLLHHKRPSPSISLCSMELGSCTSSEENLNVGLNCGNDPSVATSVVLPVIKVNNCIIDTPIVSGMVKDVEPGQPVVMMSTEDLGEPRNHGYIRSGSIRSVDGAPTIMERPSPFSNTFIEKLLSSEMTRKAYGSEMQLHMLCGYSKSFDLGKNANQLGEQKKEGQHRSWPRLDCSYIKKYLKLDNREDSVDRLLEQIERESAGEEQNFQEQRN; translated from the coding sequence ATGATGACCACGGAAAACAACCCAGTCACAGGGAACCATACAAACTTCAGCCAACCTGGTGTTCACTCTCCTGGTAAAGCATCAAGAGCAAAATGTAAATCCAGAGATGATAAAAGTGTTAAAGGAAAACTTAATATGAGATCTCCTGCTGGTCTTTTCATTGTATTGGGCCTGTTCATTGTCTTGGTGGGGATTGCAATTGCAGTTGTTGGCTATTGGCCACATAAACACAATTCTCAGGCCTCCAGGATTCATCAACGAATGAACAGTAGTGAAATGGCTGCTGAGGTTCAACATGGAAAGGTGAGGCTTCGGTCCCAACCCACGCAGATGAATGAGAAGCTGAAACTAATTGGTCCGCTGATTATGGGCACTGGATTATTTGTATTCATCTGTGCAAACACAGTGTTGCATGAAAATCGGGATAGGGAAACGAAACTTTTAGCACAGGGCAAGGTTAATTCCACAACTGGCCAGACTTGCAGTGAGAACAAAGAACCAGAAAGGATCGGGCAGGATGGTGCTCCACCTGCCACCGAAAGCAGCTTGAGATGTTTTGATCAGTGCTGTGCCCTTGAGGAAGGCTGCAGAGCAACTCGTGGTCACAAATGTCCCCTGAGTGCAGAAAAATGTGTGGATCGGCGCGGATCTGCTCAACACAACACGACTGCACAGTTGTTGCATCACAAAAGACCTTCCCCTTCCATCTCCCTTTGTAGTATGGAATTGGGTTCCTGCACCTCCAGCGAAGAAAACCTTAATGTTGGTTTGAATTGCGGCAATGACCCCTCAGTAGCCACCTCTGTGGTATTACCAGTTATTAAGGTCAACAACTGCATCATTGACACTCCAATTGTTAGCGGCATGGTCAAAGACGTTGAACCCGGGCAGCCAGTGGTCATGATGTCCACCGAAGACTTGGGAGAGCCACGGAACCATGGGTACATTCGCTCTGGCAGTATTCGCAGTGTTGATGGTGCTCCGACTATTATGGAACGCCCCTCACCCTTCTCTAACACATTCATTGAGAAGTTATTGTCCTCAGAAATGACCAGGAAAGCATACGGTTCGGAGATGCAGCTTCACATGTTATGTGGTTACTCCAAGTCATTTGACCTTGGGAAGAATGCAAACCAACTTGGTGAACAAAAAAAAGAAGGGCAGCATAGGAGTTGGCCCCGCTTGGATTGCAGTTACATAAAAAAGTATCTGAAGCTGGATAACAGAGAAGACAGTGTGGACAGATTGCTTGAACAGATTGAACGCGAGTCTGCAGGCGAGGAGCAGAACTTTCAAGAGCAAAGGAATTGA